The nucleotide sequence TGGAACGGACAAGCGGAATCGCATGGGCCGCCCGTCACAGGCTAGCGGATCGACGCCAGTTCGTTGACGCACTGCCGCAATCGCAACAGCCGATCGATCAGCGGGCGGAACTGGTCCAGCGGGATCATGTTCGGACCGTCGCTGGGTGACAATTCCGGCTGGGGGTGAGTTTCGAAAAACAATGCGTCGATACCCACTGATACGGCGGCGCGGGCCAACGGTTCGACCATCTCGCGGTTGCCACCGGTCGCATCGCCCAGTCCGCCGGGCCGCTGGACGCTGTGGGTGGCATCGAACACCACAGGAACGCCCAAATTTCGCATGGTGACAAGGCCCGCCATGTCGTTGACCAGACGGCCGTAACCAAAAAAAGTCCCGCGTTCGCATAACAGAACGCCACCGTCGCCCGCCCCGGTGGCTTTGGCGACGACGTGACGCATGTCTTCGGGGGCCATGAATTGCCCCTTTTTCACGTTCACCGGGCGTCCGGTTTCCGCGGCCGCCACGACCAGATCGGTTTGACGTGCCAGGAACGCGGGAATCTGCAAAATCGAACAGACTTCGGCCGCCACGCCGCACTGCGTGGGCAAATGCACGTCGGTGGTCACCGGCAAACCGCTGGCCTGACCGATCCGCCGAAGCATCGCCACGCCTTGTTCCAGCCCGGGCCCCCGCTTGGCCGCGGCACTGGTGCGGTTGGCTTTGTCAAAGGAAGCCTTGAATACCACATTGACCTGATCGGACTGGTTGATTGCCGCCAAAACCTCCGCGATCCGCATCGAAGTCTCTTCGTCTTGCAAAACGCAGGGGCCGGCAATCAGCATCAGCGGTTGGCCAGACCCGCAGCGAAAAGCTGGGCCACCTTTGGCGTCAGGAATCACGACGACATTTTCAGCCGCCGAATCGTGGTCGGAGCCGGAACCGGCGGAGGAGTGTTGTGCAGCGTTCATGGCGGGGAAGTTTGGATCATCCCCGGCATGAAGGCAATCCACGTGCGAAAGGTCCGCCGAATTGGAATGCCCGTCGTGTCATCACCGATCCGGTGGGGACGTAGCGACGATGCGGATTGCGCAATCGAAATGTCCCAAGATCCGCCCGGATTGTCCGCTCATTTCTCTCGTCCTTCGGCCGCCTGTCATCGTCGGTGACCTAGCCTTGGGCTGCAGGAAGCTTTGATTTCGGGGAACCAAGTCCCAAGGAGGGCGACCATCGATGGCAGCAACGCACTGCTGAGGGGAATTTTCAGGTGAGCTTCATTCGACGTTTTTGGGCTGCGGGTCTGATCCTAATCATGGTGGCAATTCACGCCGCCGTGATTGGGTACGTACGCAGCCGCGTCGCCCGGTTGAAACACTTGAAAAGCTCGGCGGTTGAAATCGGCAACTTCCGGTTTCAACCCGTCACGGACAAAGACAGCGTCTATCACTTTCGGTTGCACGCGGTCGTCGACCCGGCCAAACACATGGAAGGTCGCGAACAACTGGAAAAGATGAAGATGGAAATCGTCGAAGATTCCGAGCGTATGTTACGAACCGCCGACGTCCAGTGGCTACAAGATCCCAAGCAGGCCGAAGTCCGCGCGCGGTTGATGGACGTCGTCGTTAAGCATTTGCCCGACAAGCTGATCCAGCGGGTGTTGATCACCGATTGGTTGGAAGTCCCCGTGGAATCAATCCATTTGTAGCGTCCCATCATTTCAGGTACGCAACATCATCATGGGCGCCGGTGCATCGCACCGTTACGCCCCATGGGTCGCCCTATGCGTCATCCAGCGCAACAAGCCGACGGGGATGCCGAATCAGACGCCGTCGATTTGCATCGATGGGGTCGGCTGATTCGTCAACGCTGATTCCATCCGATCGTTGTGGGATCGGATGATTCCCGCCGGCCGCGTCAATTCCGAGGCGGACGAACGTCTTTGGTCGCCCCGCTGCCGGTCTGCGTCGCGCGTTTGTTTTCGCGTTGGATCGCGTCGTAAACTTCTTGACGGTGCACCGGGATGGACTGCGGAGCGTCGATTCCCAGACGGACTTTGTCGCCACGGATGTCAACGATGGTCACGACGACGTCGTCGCCGATCATGATGCTTTCGTCGCGGTGTCGTGAAAGGACCAGCATGATGGCCTCGATACATGAAGGGCAGGGTACTGAAGGCGTGACGTCGAAACCGAACACATGTTGAATCGATGTCTTGGCACCGCGTGCAAGTTCGACCTGTGGGTCGGTCTCAGGGACGGACCGTCCGAACGACGGGGTCGCCGGAGAACTCGCTCGCTACGACATGCTATCGACGCACAGTGCGCGACAATTGATCCACCACCTTTGAAGGTCCACCATTTCCGGTTCTGACGGAACGCCCGGCCGCGCCCCTTGAAACGACTGCAACCATGTTGATGCGGTTCGACGCGAAAGAACGTTCGGTTCGTCCGATCGGTGAAACAATGACGCCCCGCAAAGCAGGCGGCTGTATCGTGGCTGTCATCACATGCACGCAGCTCGATCCGCCACTTGGCGCTATCGCATGCTGGGCTTGACCGCAAACGCTGGTTGAGATGAACCAAAAAATAGTCAACGCAATCGTGATTCCGCCACGATGGGTCACAAACATGATCGTGGTGACACGCGTGCTCGGGCGAAACGCCGATGACGCGCAATGCCCGTGCGATCCCGTTCGGATCTTAAAGAATGCGTCGTACCGTTGCCTGCAATTCAGGCGGCGCGTGCGATGTCAAACTGGCCTTGGGCGCCCAGCGGCAACGCTTGCCGAATCGGCTGGTCATCGTTGGTGATCACTTGGCATCCCAGACGCTTGTCTAGGTTCAACAGCAACGGTGCGCGAAGATTCGTCGTCAATTTTCCGACATGACCGGACACCGTCGTCATCACGTACAGTTCGGCACCAGGCCGCATGTGCAGCGACGCCATCTCACGCCTGGCAACGTGCACCCGATAGTCGGGAAAGAAAGCGCGTGGGCTGATCAATGGAATCGCCCGATCACCGCGGGAAGCGCTTTGCAGCCAAGCCACCGCGTCGTTCTGTTGGTCGGGAATCAGGGCCCACTGCCGCAGCGTTTCCAAACCGATCAATCCCTGTGGAAACAGAAACAGATCTTCGGTGTTCAGAACAAGGTTACCGAATCGGTTGGTTTCAATACGCATGGCTGCGGATCATTTGAAGGCGTCAATCAGCAGATCGAACCGAGGGACATCCGCGGTTCATAAGGTGTATCGGCCGGTTCATTCATCGAATCGACAAATTCGTTACAAACCGATGCGGAAAAAAGTGCGGCTTGACCGTGACCATTGCGTCAACGACCAGTCGACCATTGCTACAGATAGTTCAACACGGTGATCTGTGACGTCTGTCCGATCAGCCGCATGGATGCTTCCAGCGCCGTTTGCCGGGACGTCATTTCGCTGATCACGGTCGCCAAGTCGGCGTCGATTTCGTCGGACAGCTGTGACTGAAGCAGCAATGATTCTTGGGCGTTGGCCTCACTGAGTTGCTGCAGATTCTGGCTCCACACACCGACCCGGCCGCGGGTCCGGCTGGACCGGTCCAAATCGACGTCCAGGCGTTCTTGCAACAACGAGATTTCTTCGACGTCACCGTCCAGAACCGCACGTTGCAACCGGATCAACGTATCAAGAGCTCCGCCGGCTTCCTGTGGGTCATAGTCTCCACCGACCAAGCGCATCGAGCCGCCGGACAATTCCCCGGTGCCCACGGTTTCC is from Crateriforma conspicua and encodes:
- the fliW gene encoding flagellar assembly protein FliW is translated as MRIETNRFGNLVLNTEDLFLFPQGLIGLETLRQWALIPDQQNDAVAWLQSASRGDRAIPLISPRAFFPDYRVHVARREMASLHMRPGAELYVMTTVSGHVGKLTTNLRAPLLLNLDKRLGCQVITNDDQPIRQALPLGAQGQFDIARAA
- the csrA gene encoding carbon storage regulator CsrA → MLVLSRHRDESIMIGDDVVVTIVDIRGDKVRLGIDAPQSIPVHRQEVYDAIQRENKRATQTGSGATKDVRPPRN
- the kdsA gene encoding 3-deoxy-8-phosphooctulonate synthase; the protein is MNAAQHSSAGSGSDHDSAAENVVVIPDAKGGPAFRCGSGQPLMLIAGPCVLQDEETSMRIAEVLAAINQSDQVNVVFKASFDKANRTSAAAKRGPGLEQGVAMLRRIGQASGLPVTTDVHLPTQCGVAAEVCSILQIPAFLARQTDLVVAAAETGRPVNVKKGQFMAPEDMRHVVAKATGAGDGGVLLCERGTFFGYGRLVNDMAGLVTMRNLGVPVVFDATHSVQRPGGLGDATGGNREMVEPLARAAVSVGIDALFFETHPQPELSPSDGPNMIPLDQFRPLIDRLLRLRQCVNELASIR